A region from the Haliaeetus albicilla chromosome 16, bHalAlb1.1, whole genome shotgun sequence genome encodes:
- the LOC104317785 gene encoding dispanin subfamily A member 2b-like: MERSRPLGPALPPYEPLAEGLDMEGLPRSTVVSVEPAPPPPPPRDHLAWSLCTTLYANVCCLGFMALVFSVKSRDRKVLGDYSGALSYGSTAKYLNITALLLNIFLVILVIALIASGTIVVVNLFNQEHQALLGPT; encoded by the exons ATGGAGCGGTCGCGGCCGCTGGGGCCGGCGCTGCCGCCTTACGAGCCGCTGGCGGAGGGGCTGGACATGGAGGGGCTGCCGCGGAGCACCGTCGTGTCGGTGgagccggcgccgccgccgccccccccccgcgaccACCTGGCCTGGTCCCTCTGCACGACGCTCTACGCCAACGTCTGCTGCCTGGGCTTCATGGCGCTCGTCTTCTCCgtgaag TCTAGGGACCGCAAAGTCCTCGGCGACTACAGCGGGGCGCTCAGCTACGGCTCCACCGCCAAGTACCTGAATATCACCGCCCTGTTGCTCAACATTTTCCTCGTCATCCTCGTCATCGCCCTGATCGCTAGCGGCACCATCGTCGTGGTGAACCTCTTCAACCAGGAGCATCAAGCCTTGCTCGGCCCCACTTAG
- the LOC138689413 gene encoding dispanin subfamily A member 2b-like → MKPRQAEVSIPLQPPGQGATPAAGPDGQPRDYVVWSLVNVLLGYGLTYLGCLCFPALVFSIKARDCKVLGDLEGARQHGNRAKVLNIICSLLLVLSVVAIIVIVIIATTR, encoded by the exons ATGAAGCCCCGGCAGGCGGAGGTGTCTATCCCGCTGCAGCCCCCCGGGCAGGGGGCgacccccgccgccggccccgacGGGCAGCCCCGGGACTACGTGGTCTGGTCCCTCGTCAACGTCCTGCTGGGCTACGGGCTCACTTACCTgggctgcctctgctttcccGCGCTCGTTTTCTCCATcaag GCCCGTGACTGCAAAGTACTGGGGGACCTGGAGGGTGCCCGGCAGCATGGCAACCGTGCCAAGGTGTTGAACATCatctgctccctcctgctggtCCTCAGCGTGGTGGCCATCATTGTCATCGTCATCATAGCGACCACCCGGTGA
- the LOC138689412 gene encoding interferon-induced transmembrane protein 5-like → MDTSYPREDYLPALSHKREPSPTILTSSPPRDHLIWSIFNTIYMNFCCLGFVALAFSVKARDRKVAGDVEAAQRFSSKARCYNALATAGSVVLPLLLAALVITGVIHLSKLAQESVGFFTYQFSGSDDEDK, encoded by the exons ATGGACACCTCCTACCCACGGGAGGACTACCTGCCCGCGCTGTCCCACAAGCGGGAGCCGTCTCCGACCATCCTCACCTCCTCGCCACCCCGCGACCACCTCATCTGGTCCATCTTCAACACCATCTACATGAACTTCTGCTGCCTCGGCTTTGTGGCGCTCGCCTTCTCTGTCAAG GCACGGGACCGGAAAGTGGCTGGGGACGTGGAAGCCGCTCAGCGCTTCAGCTCCAAGGCCCGGTGCTACAATGCCCTGGCCACGGCGGGGAGCGTggtgctgccgctgctgcttGCCGCCCTGGTCATCACGGGCGTCATCCACCTCTCCAAGCTCGCCCAGGAGTCTGTTGGCTTCTTCACCTACCAGTTCAGTGGGAGCGACGATGAGGACAAGTGA
- the PGGHG gene encoding protein-glucosylgalactosylhydroxylysine glucosidase isoform X2: protein MLGLCPLLDFSKASLSGIHSNSADPGRLCCAESICLFVCFPGESGKLVSERPGVVDTGELFDPFHPLFWKGRCTAALFLNLDTLAAPPLFPQLPPWVFSGRKATPGRDTTCAHGKPSLCSCSAALDPELGLMKMADGKEDPAVFTSTSLPSDPRLLATVTNAYLGTRVYRDILHINGTFSHVLQATDYGATHQIYAHHSLVHLMAFSITIWRSAHTTQPITVQLQTPFVPKSQDLDLNQGPDFQGAQYIYGKTLVPEVEGGPRPTVHMLWTPVPQTLTLHGEERERSWEFLIAVAESEEEAKRSYSEGLALIAAGSLHSSHIHAWAMLWRGCCIDLDGPLPLRQALYGCLYYLLSAIPPQGNPGFLFHGISPGGLSNGTQGEDYWGHVFWDQDTWMFPNILLFYPEAARAILEYRIRTLEGALRNAQEQGYKGAKFPWESAATGREVCPEEIYGAQEIHVTGDVLMAFEQYYCTTQDQKLFREDGGWKLVDAVAQYWCSRMVWSEEEQCYHIKGVMPPDEYHYRVDNSVYTNAVAQRSLNFAADIARDFLIPVPEEWVDCAKKIKVPFDAEKKYHPEYDGYSPGEPVKQADVVLLGFPLMYPMSSEVRRNDLEMYEPITELDGPAMTWSMFAVGWLELKEVQRAQSQLNKCFSNITEPFKIWVENSDGSGAVNFLTGMGGFLQAVLFGYTGFRITRSSLCFNPALPNDINKLNITGVSYFGNKLKFTIAKEEIRIKVIESHQDPLAPPLEAVLEESGQRFPLREGQSISIPMAAGWIQKSSTEIF, encoded by the exons ATGCTTGGTCTCTGCCCTTTGCTGGATTTCTCCAAGGCATCTCTCTCGGGTATCCACAGCAACAGCGCTGATCCAGGAAGGCTCTGTTGTGCAGAGAGCATCTGCCTCTTCGTCTGCTTTCCTGGTGAATCTGGGAAGCTGGTGAGCGAAAGACCAGGAGTAGTTGACACAGGAGAACTCTTTGACCCTTTCCACCCCTTGTTTTGGAAAGGAAGGTGTACAGCAGCTCTTTTTCTTAACCTGGACACCCTTGctgctcctcctctttttcctcagcTTCCTCCCTGGGTATTTTCTGGCAGGAAGGCCACTCCAGGACGTGATACCACATGTGCCCATGGAAAACCCTCTCTTTGCTCCTGTTCAGCAGCGTTGGACCCAGAG CTCGGGTTGATGAAAATGGCTGATGGCAAAGAGGACCCCGCCGTGTTCACCTCCACTTCTCTGCCCTCAGACCCACGGCTGCTGGCTACGGTGACTAATGCTTACCTGGGCACCCGTGTATACCGGGACATCCTCCACATCAACG GAACCTTCAGCCATGTGCTTCAGGCAACAGATTATGGAGCCACCCATCAGATCTATGCTCACCATTCCCTTGTCCACTTGATGGCCTTCAGCATCACCATCTGGCGATCAGCTCACACCACCCAACCCATCACGGTCCAGCTCCAGACTCCTTTTGTGCCAAAGAGCCAGGACTTGGACCTGAACCAAGGACCAGATTTCCAAGGAGCACA ATACATCTACGGGAAGACGCTGGTTCCTGAGGTGGAGGGGGGACCCCGTCCCACAGTTCACATGCTCTGGACTCCTGTGCCGCAAACCTTGACGTTGCATGGGGAGGAGCGGGAGCGATCCTGGGAGTTCCTGATTGCTGTGGCTGAGAGCGAAGAGGAGGCAAAGAGGAGCTACAGTGAAGGGCTGGCCCTCAtcgctgctggctccctgcacTCCTCCCACATCCATGCGTGGGCCATGCTGTGGCGAGGCTGCTGCATAGACCTGGATGGACCTCTGCCTTTGAGGCAGGCCCTCTACGGGTGTCTCTACTACCTGCTGAGTGCCATCCCACCCCAGGGAAACCCAGGCTTCCTCTTCCATGGCATCAGCCCTGGTGGCTTGTCCAATGGCACTCAGGGCGAGGACTACTGGGGGCACGTCTTCTGGGACCAG GACACCTGGATGTTCCCAAACATTCTGCTGTTTTATCCTGAAGCTGCCAGAGCCATCCTGGAGTACCGGATTCGCACACTGGAAGGGGCCTTACGCAATGCACAGGAGCAAGGCTACAAG GGTGCTAAGTTCCCATGGGAGAGCGCAGCCACCGGCCGGGAAGTCTGCCCTGAAGAGATCTATGGAGCCCAAGAAATCCATGTCACTGGGGATGTTTTGATGGCCTTTGAGCAGTATTATTGCACCACGCAG GACCAGAAGCTATTCAGGGAGGATGGAGGCTGGAAGCTGGTGGATGCTGTGGCTCAGTACTGGTGCAGCAGGATGGTATGGAGCGAGGAGGAACAATGCTACCACATCAAAG gTGTCATGCCCCCAGATGAGTATCATTACCGGGTTGATAACTCTGTTTACACCAACGCCGTGGCCCAGCGGAG CTTAAATTTTGCAGCTGATATTGCTCGGGACTTCTTGATCCCTGTGCCAGAGGAGTGGGTGGACTGTGCCAAGAAAATCAAAGTGCCCTTTgatgcagagaagaaatatcaTCCTGAGTACGATGGTTACAGCCCAG GTGAACCTGTGAAACAAGCTGATGTTGTCTTGCTTGGATTCCCACTGATGTACCCCATGAGCTCTGAAGTCCGGAGAAATGACCTGGAGATGTATGAGCCCATCACTGAGCTGGATGGGCCAGCCATGACCTGG aGCATGTTTGCAGTGGGCTGGCTGGAGCTAAAGGAGGTGCAGAGAGCCCAGAGCCAACTGAACAAGTGTTTCAGCAACATCACAGAGCCCTTCAAG ATCTGGGTGGAGAACTCAGATGGGTCAGGAGCTGTGAACTTCTTGACCGGGATGGGTGGATTCTTGCAAGCTGTCCTCTTTGGCTACACAGGGTTCAG GATCACAAGGTCCAGCCTCTGCTTCAACCCTGCCCTTCCCAATGACATCAACAAGTTGAACATCACCGGTGTCTCCTACTTTGGCAACAAACTGAAGTTCACCATCGCCAAAGAAGAGATCAGGATCAAAGTGATCGAGTCTCACCAGGACCCTCTGGCACCTCCCTTGGAAGCTGTGCTGGAGGAGTCGGGGCAGCGGTTTCCCCTGCGTGAAG GGCAGAGCATCTCTATCCCCATGGCGGCCGGCTGGATTCAGAAGTCATCCACTGAGATATTTTAA
- the PGGHG gene encoding protein-glucosylgalactosylhydroxylysine glucosidase isoform X4, whose protein sequence is MKMADGKEDPAVFTSTSLPSDPRLLATVTNAYLGTRVYRDILHINGVYNGAVGDTHRADIPSPVNVRMMVPGADSLAETFTLNTWTGTFSHVLQATDYGATHQIYAHHSLVHLMAFSITIWRSAHTTQPITVQLQTPFVPKSQDLDLNQGPDFQGAQYIYGKTLVPEVEGGPRPTVHMLWTPVPQTLTLHGEERERSWEFLIAVAESEEEAKRSYSEGLALIAAGSLHSSHIHAWAMLWRGCCIDLDGPLPLRQALYGCLYYLLSAIPPQGNPGFLFHGISPGGLSNGTQGEDYWGHVFWDQDTWMFPNILLFYPEAARAILEYRIRTLEGALRNAQEQGYKGAKFPWESAATGREVCPEEIYGAQEIHVTGDVLMAFEQYYCTTQDQKLFREDGGWKLVDAVAQYWCSRMVWSEEEQCYHIKGVMPPDEYHYRVDNSVYTNAVAQRSLNFAADIARDFLIPVPEEWVDCAKKIKVPFDAEKKYHPEYDGYSPGEPVKQADVVLLGFPLMYPMSSEVRRNDLEMYEPITELDGPAMTWSMFAVGWLELKEVQRAQSQLNKCFSNITEPFKIWVENSDGSGAVNFLTGMGGFLQAVLFGYTGFRITRSSLCFNPALPNDINKLNITGVSYFGNKLKFTIAKEEIRIKVIESHQDPLAPPLEAVLEESGQRFPLREGQSISIPMAAGWIQKSSTEIF, encoded by the exons ATGAAAATGGCTGATGGCAAAGAGGACCCCGCCGTGTTCACCTCCACTTCTCTGCCCTCAGACCCACGGCTGCTGGCTACGGTGACTAATGCTTACCTGGGCACCCGTGTATACCGGGACATCCTCCACATCAACGGTGTGTACAATGGGGCGGTGGGAGACACGCACCGTGCCGACATCCCCAGCCCTGTTAATGTTAGGATGATGGTGCCTGGTGCGGACAGCCTGGCTGAGACCTTCACCTTGAACACCTGGACAG GAACCTTCAGCCATGTGCTTCAGGCAACAGATTATGGAGCCACCCATCAGATCTATGCTCACCATTCCCTTGTCCACTTGATGGCCTTCAGCATCACCATCTGGCGATCAGCTCACACCACCCAACCCATCACGGTCCAGCTCCAGACTCCTTTTGTGCCAAAGAGCCAGGACTTGGACCTGAACCAAGGACCAGATTTCCAAGGAGCACA ATACATCTACGGGAAGACGCTGGTTCCTGAGGTGGAGGGGGGACCCCGTCCCACAGTTCACATGCTCTGGACTCCTGTGCCGCAAACCTTGACGTTGCATGGGGAGGAGCGGGAGCGATCCTGGGAGTTCCTGATTGCTGTGGCTGAGAGCGAAGAGGAGGCAAAGAGGAGCTACAGTGAAGGGCTGGCCCTCAtcgctgctggctccctgcacTCCTCCCACATCCATGCGTGGGCCATGCTGTGGCGAGGCTGCTGCATAGACCTGGATGGACCTCTGCCTTTGAGGCAGGCCCTCTACGGGTGTCTCTACTACCTGCTGAGTGCCATCCCACCCCAGGGAAACCCAGGCTTCCTCTTCCATGGCATCAGCCCTGGTGGCTTGTCCAATGGCACTCAGGGCGAGGACTACTGGGGGCACGTCTTCTGGGACCAG GACACCTGGATGTTCCCAAACATTCTGCTGTTTTATCCTGAAGCTGCCAGAGCCATCCTGGAGTACCGGATTCGCACACTGGAAGGGGCCTTACGCAATGCACAGGAGCAAGGCTACAAG GGTGCTAAGTTCCCATGGGAGAGCGCAGCCACCGGCCGGGAAGTCTGCCCTGAAGAGATCTATGGAGCCCAAGAAATCCATGTCACTGGGGATGTTTTGATGGCCTTTGAGCAGTATTATTGCACCACGCAG GACCAGAAGCTATTCAGGGAGGATGGAGGCTGGAAGCTGGTGGATGCTGTGGCTCAGTACTGGTGCAGCAGGATGGTATGGAGCGAGGAGGAACAATGCTACCACATCAAAG gTGTCATGCCCCCAGATGAGTATCATTACCGGGTTGATAACTCTGTTTACACCAACGCCGTGGCCCAGCGGAG CTTAAATTTTGCAGCTGATATTGCTCGGGACTTCTTGATCCCTGTGCCAGAGGAGTGGGTGGACTGTGCCAAGAAAATCAAAGTGCCCTTTgatgcagagaagaaatatcaTCCTGAGTACGATGGTTACAGCCCAG GTGAACCTGTGAAACAAGCTGATGTTGTCTTGCTTGGATTCCCACTGATGTACCCCATGAGCTCTGAAGTCCGGAGAAATGACCTGGAGATGTATGAGCCCATCACTGAGCTGGATGGGCCAGCCATGACCTGG aGCATGTTTGCAGTGGGCTGGCTGGAGCTAAAGGAGGTGCAGAGAGCCCAGAGCCAACTGAACAAGTGTTTCAGCAACATCACAGAGCCCTTCAAG ATCTGGGTGGAGAACTCAGATGGGTCAGGAGCTGTGAACTTCTTGACCGGGATGGGTGGATTCTTGCAAGCTGTCCTCTTTGGCTACACAGGGTTCAG GATCACAAGGTCCAGCCTCTGCTTCAACCCTGCCCTTCCCAATGACATCAACAAGTTGAACATCACCGGTGTCTCCTACTTTGGCAACAAACTGAAGTTCACCATCGCCAAAGAAGAGATCAGGATCAAAGTGATCGAGTCTCACCAGGACCCTCTGGCACCTCCCTTGGAAGCTGTGCTGGAGGAGTCGGGGCAGCGGTTTCCCCTGCGTGAAG GGCAGAGCATCTCTATCCCCATGGCGGCCGGCTGGATTCAGAAGTCATCCACTGAGATATTTTAA
- the PGGHG gene encoding protein-glucosylgalactosylhydroxylysine glucosidase isoform X1, with translation MLGLCPLLDFSKASLSGIHSNSADPGRLCCAESICLFVCFPGESGKLVSERPGVVDTGELFDPFHPLFWKGRCTAALFLNLDTLAAPPLFPQLPPWVFSGRKATPGRDTTCAHGKPSLCSCSAALDPELGLMKMADGKEDPAVFTSTSLPSDPRLLATVTNAYLGTRVYRDILHINGVYNGAVGDTHRADIPSPVNVRMMVPGADSLAETFTLNTWTGTFSHVLQATDYGATHQIYAHHSLVHLMAFSITIWRSAHTTQPITVQLQTPFVPKSQDLDLNQGPDFQGAQYIYGKTLVPEVEGGPRPTVHMLWTPVPQTLTLHGEERERSWEFLIAVAESEEEAKRSYSEGLALIAAGSLHSSHIHAWAMLWRGCCIDLDGPLPLRQALYGCLYYLLSAIPPQGNPGFLFHGISPGGLSNGTQGEDYWGHVFWDQDTWMFPNILLFYPEAARAILEYRIRTLEGALRNAQEQGYKGAKFPWESAATGREVCPEEIYGAQEIHVTGDVLMAFEQYYCTTQDQKLFREDGGWKLVDAVAQYWCSRMVWSEEEQCYHIKGVMPPDEYHYRVDNSVYTNAVAQRSLNFAADIARDFLIPVPEEWVDCAKKIKVPFDAEKKYHPEYDGYSPGEPVKQADVVLLGFPLMYPMSSEVRRNDLEMYEPITELDGPAMTWSMFAVGWLELKEVQRAQSQLNKCFSNITEPFKIWVENSDGSGAVNFLTGMGGFLQAVLFGYTGFRITRSSLCFNPALPNDINKLNITGVSYFGNKLKFTIAKEEIRIKVIESHQDPLAPPLEAVLEESGQRFPLREGQSISIPMAAGWIQKSSTEIF, from the exons ATGCTTGGTCTCTGCCCTTTGCTGGATTTCTCCAAGGCATCTCTCTCGGGTATCCACAGCAACAGCGCTGATCCAGGAAGGCTCTGTTGTGCAGAGAGCATCTGCCTCTTCGTCTGCTTTCCTGGTGAATCTGGGAAGCTGGTGAGCGAAAGACCAGGAGTAGTTGACACAGGAGAACTCTTTGACCCTTTCCACCCCTTGTTTTGGAAAGGAAGGTGTACAGCAGCTCTTTTTCTTAACCTGGACACCCTTGctgctcctcctctttttcctcagcTTCCTCCCTGGGTATTTTCTGGCAGGAAGGCCACTCCAGGACGTGATACCACATGTGCCCATGGAAAACCCTCTCTTTGCTCCTGTTCAGCAGCGTTGGACCCAGAG CTCGGGTTGATGAAAATGGCTGATGGCAAAGAGGACCCCGCCGTGTTCACCTCCACTTCTCTGCCCTCAGACCCACGGCTGCTGGCTACGGTGACTAATGCTTACCTGGGCACCCGTGTATACCGGGACATCCTCCACATCAACGGTGTGTACAATGGGGCGGTGGGAGACACGCACCGTGCCGACATCCCCAGCCCTGTTAATGTTAGGATGATGGTGCCTGGTGCGGACAGCCTGGCTGAGACCTTCACCTTGAACACCTGGACAG GAACCTTCAGCCATGTGCTTCAGGCAACAGATTATGGAGCCACCCATCAGATCTATGCTCACCATTCCCTTGTCCACTTGATGGCCTTCAGCATCACCATCTGGCGATCAGCTCACACCACCCAACCCATCACGGTCCAGCTCCAGACTCCTTTTGTGCCAAAGAGCCAGGACTTGGACCTGAACCAAGGACCAGATTTCCAAGGAGCACA ATACATCTACGGGAAGACGCTGGTTCCTGAGGTGGAGGGGGGACCCCGTCCCACAGTTCACATGCTCTGGACTCCTGTGCCGCAAACCTTGACGTTGCATGGGGAGGAGCGGGAGCGATCCTGGGAGTTCCTGATTGCTGTGGCTGAGAGCGAAGAGGAGGCAAAGAGGAGCTACAGTGAAGGGCTGGCCCTCAtcgctgctggctccctgcacTCCTCCCACATCCATGCGTGGGCCATGCTGTGGCGAGGCTGCTGCATAGACCTGGATGGACCTCTGCCTTTGAGGCAGGCCCTCTACGGGTGTCTCTACTACCTGCTGAGTGCCATCCCACCCCAGGGAAACCCAGGCTTCCTCTTCCATGGCATCAGCCCTGGTGGCTTGTCCAATGGCACTCAGGGCGAGGACTACTGGGGGCACGTCTTCTGGGACCAG GACACCTGGATGTTCCCAAACATTCTGCTGTTTTATCCTGAAGCTGCCAGAGCCATCCTGGAGTACCGGATTCGCACACTGGAAGGGGCCTTACGCAATGCACAGGAGCAAGGCTACAAG GGTGCTAAGTTCCCATGGGAGAGCGCAGCCACCGGCCGGGAAGTCTGCCCTGAAGAGATCTATGGAGCCCAAGAAATCCATGTCACTGGGGATGTTTTGATGGCCTTTGAGCAGTATTATTGCACCACGCAG GACCAGAAGCTATTCAGGGAGGATGGAGGCTGGAAGCTGGTGGATGCTGTGGCTCAGTACTGGTGCAGCAGGATGGTATGGAGCGAGGAGGAACAATGCTACCACATCAAAG gTGTCATGCCCCCAGATGAGTATCATTACCGGGTTGATAACTCTGTTTACACCAACGCCGTGGCCCAGCGGAG CTTAAATTTTGCAGCTGATATTGCTCGGGACTTCTTGATCCCTGTGCCAGAGGAGTGGGTGGACTGTGCCAAGAAAATCAAAGTGCCCTTTgatgcagagaagaaatatcaTCCTGAGTACGATGGTTACAGCCCAG GTGAACCTGTGAAACAAGCTGATGTTGTCTTGCTTGGATTCCCACTGATGTACCCCATGAGCTCTGAAGTCCGGAGAAATGACCTGGAGATGTATGAGCCCATCACTGAGCTGGATGGGCCAGCCATGACCTGG aGCATGTTTGCAGTGGGCTGGCTGGAGCTAAAGGAGGTGCAGAGAGCCCAGAGCCAACTGAACAAGTGTTTCAGCAACATCACAGAGCCCTTCAAG ATCTGGGTGGAGAACTCAGATGGGTCAGGAGCTGTGAACTTCTTGACCGGGATGGGTGGATTCTTGCAAGCTGTCCTCTTTGGCTACACAGGGTTCAG GATCACAAGGTCCAGCCTCTGCTTCAACCCTGCCCTTCCCAATGACATCAACAAGTTGAACATCACCGGTGTCTCCTACTTTGGCAACAAACTGAAGTTCACCATCGCCAAAGAAGAGATCAGGATCAAAGTGATCGAGTCTCACCAGGACCCTCTGGCACCTCCCTTGGAAGCTGTGCTGGAGGAGTCGGGGCAGCGGTTTCCCCTGCGTGAAG GGCAGAGCATCTCTATCCCCATGGCGGCCGGCTGGATTCAGAAGTCATCCACTGAGATATTTTAA
- the PGGHG gene encoding protein-glucosylgalactosylhydroxylysine glucosidase isoform X3 — MLGLCPLLDFSKASLSGIHSNSADPGRLCCAESICLFVCFPGESGKLLPPWVFSGRKATPGRDTTCAHGKPSLCSCSAALDPELGLMKMADGKEDPAVFTSTSLPSDPRLLATVTNAYLGTRVYRDILHINGVYNGAVGDTHRADIPSPVNVRMMVPGADSLAETFTLNTWTGTFSHVLQATDYGATHQIYAHHSLVHLMAFSITIWRSAHTTQPITVQLQTPFVPKSQDLDLNQGPDFQGAQYIYGKTLVPEVEGGPRPTVHMLWTPVPQTLTLHGEERERSWEFLIAVAESEEEAKRSYSEGLALIAAGSLHSSHIHAWAMLWRGCCIDLDGPLPLRQALYGCLYYLLSAIPPQGNPGFLFHGISPGGLSNGTQGEDYWGHVFWDQDTWMFPNILLFYPEAARAILEYRIRTLEGALRNAQEQGYKGAKFPWESAATGREVCPEEIYGAQEIHVTGDVLMAFEQYYCTTQDQKLFREDGGWKLVDAVAQYWCSRMVWSEEEQCYHIKGVMPPDEYHYRVDNSVYTNAVAQRSLNFAADIARDFLIPVPEEWVDCAKKIKVPFDAEKKYHPEYDGYSPGEPVKQADVVLLGFPLMYPMSSEVRRNDLEMYEPITELDGPAMTWSMFAVGWLELKEVQRAQSQLNKCFSNITEPFKIWVENSDGSGAVNFLTGMGGFLQAVLFGYTGFRITRSSLCFNPALPNDINKLNITGVSYFGNKLKFTIAKEEIRIKVIESHQDPLAPPLEAVLEESGQRFPLREGQSISIPMAAGWIQKSSTEIF, encoded by the exons ATGCTTGGTCTCTGCCCTTTGCTGGATTTCTCCAAGGCATCTCTCTCGGGTATCCACAGCAACAGCGCTGATCCAGGAAGGCTCTGTTGTGCAGAGAGCATCTGCCTCTTCGTCTGCTTTCCTGGTGAATCTGGGAAGCTG cTTCCTCCCTGGGTATTTTCTGGCAGGAAGGCCACTCCAGGACGTGATACCACATGTGCCCATGGAAAACCCTCTCTTTGCTCCTGTTCAGCAGCGTTGGACCCAGAG CTCGGGTTGATGAAAATGGCTGATGGCAAAGAGGACCCCGCCGTGTTCACCTCCACTTCTCTGCCCTCAGACCCACGGCTGCTGGCTACGGTGACTAATGCTTACCTGGGCACCCGTGTATACCGGGACATCCTCCACATCAACGGTGTGTACAATGGGGCGGTGGGAGACACGCACCGTGCCGACATCCCCAGCCCTGTTAATGTTAGGATGATGGTGCCTGGTGCGGACAGCCTGGCTGAGACCTTCACCTTGAACACCTGGACAG GAACCTTCAGCCATGTGCTTCAGGCAACAGATTATGGAGCCACCCATCAGATCTATGCTCACCATTCCCTTGTCCACTTGATGGCCTTCAGCATCACCATCTGGCGATCAGCTCACACCACCCAACCCATCACGGTCCAGCTCCAGACTCCTTTTGTGCCAAAGAGCCAGGACTTGGACCTGAACCAAGGACCAGATTTCCAAGGAGCACA ATACATCTACGGGAAGACGCTGGTTCCTGAGGTGGAGGGGGGACCCCGTCCCACAGTTCACATGCTCTGGACTCCTGTGCCGCAAACCTTGACGTTGCATGGGGAGGAGCGGGAGCGATCCTGGGAGTTCCTGATTGCTGTGGCTGAGAGCGAAGAGGAGGCAAAGAGGAGCTACAGTGAAGGGCTGGCCCTCAtcgctgctggctccctgcacTCCTCCCACATCCATGCGTGGGCCATGCTGTGGCGAGGCTGCTGCATAGACCTGGATGGACCTCTGCCTTTGAGGCAGGCCCTCTACGGGTGTCTCTACTACCTGCTGAGTGCCATCCCACCCCAGGGAAACCCAGGCTTCCTCTTCCATGGCATCAGCCCTGGTGGCTTGTCCAATGGCACTCAGGGCGAGGACTACTGGGGGCACGTCTTCTGGGACCAG GACACCTGGATGTTCCCAAACATTCTGCTGTTTTATCCTGAAGCTGCCAGAGCCATCCTGGAGTACCGGATTCGCACACTGGAAGGGGCCTTACGCAATGCACAGGAGCAAGGCTACAAG GGTGCTAAGTTCCCATGGGAGAGCGCAGCCACCGGCCGGGAAGTCTGCCCTGAAGAGATCTATGGAGCCCAAGAAATCCATGTCACTGGGGATGTTTTGATGGCCTTTGAGCAGTATTATTGCACCACGCAG GACCAGAAGCTATTCAGGGAGGATGGAGGCTGGAAGCTGGTGGATGCTGTGGCTCAGTACTGGTGCAGCAGGATGGTATGGAGCGAGGAGGAACAATGCTACCACATCAAAG gTGTCATGCCCCCAGATGAGTATCATTACCGGGTTGATAACTCTGTTTACACCAACGCCGTGGCCCAGCGGAG CTTAAATTTTGCAGCTGATATTGCTCGGGACTTCTTGATCCCTGTGCCAGAGGAGTGGGTGGACTGTGCCAAGAAAATCAAAGTGCCCTTTgatgcagagaagaaatatcaTCCTGAGTACGATGGTTACAGCCCAG GTGAACCTGTGAAACAAGCTGATGTTGTCTTGCTTGGATTCCCACTGATGTACCCCATGAGCTCTGAAGTCCGGAGAAATGACCTGGAGATGTATGAGCCCATCACTGAGCTGGATGGGCCAGCCATGACCTGG aGCATGTTTGCAGTGGGCTGGCTGGAGCTAAAGGAGGTGCAGAGAGCCCAGAGCCAACTGAACAAGTGTTTCAGCAACATCACAGAGCCCTTCAAG ATCTGGGTGGAGAACTCAGATGGGTCAGGAGCTGTGAACTTCTTGACCGGGATGGGTGGATTCTTGCAAGCTGTCCTCTTTGGCTACACAGGGTTCAG GATCACAAGGTCCAGCCTCTGCTTCAACCCTGCCCTTCCCAATGACATCAACAAGTTGAACATCACCGGTGTCTCCTACTTTGGCAACAAACTGAAGTTCACCATCGCCAAAGAAGAGATCAGGATCAAAGTGATCGAGTCTCACCAGGACCCTCTGGCACCTCCCTTGGAAGCTGTGCTGGAGGAGTCGGGGCAGCGGTTTCCCCTGCGTGAAG GGCAGAGCATCTCTATCCCCATGGCGGCCGGCTGGATTCAGAAGTCATCCACTGAGATATTTTAA